The following are from one region of the Halogeometricum sp. S3BR5-2 genome:
- a CDS encoding AMP-binding protein produces the protein MTSDAPPPRPADPTVLGDLVARDRRTSAPALRAEDAGRSYSYHDFVTTTYKAGNVLRYLGVRGGETVAVASDPQPEPVLAFYGAAQLGAATAFGPDPAGSADAGDPPRATLVGVDREPEFDLPPGRKLAIYGGPPERPATTHWEQEVWSENPAVHPATVAADDPALRADGRTYSHRELLEAAASAVESGEMEAGESVVVRDSLTRPGTVAAGLVAPILVGAVIVFPGPDTVGDVAVGGGPEERSVAPGDLF, from the coding sequence ATGACCTCCGACGCCCCGCCGCCGCGGCCGGCCGACCCGACCGTCCTCGGCGACCTCGTCGCGCGGGACCGACGGACCTCCGCGCCCGCCCTCCGCGCGGAGGACGCCGGCCGGTCGTACAGCTATCACGATTTCGTGACGACCACGTACAAGGCGGGCAACGTCCTGCGCTACCTCGGCGTCCGCGGCGGCGAGACGGTCGCGGTGGCTTCCGACCCCCAACCCGAACCGGTGCTGGCGTTCTACGGCGCGGCGCAGTTGGGCGCCGCGACGGCGTTCGGTCCGGACCCCGCGGGTTCGGCGGACGCCGGCGACCCCCCGCGGGCCACTCTCGTCGGCGTCGACCGCGAACCCGAGTTCGACCTCCCGCCGGGGCGTAAACTCGCCATCTACGGCGGCCCGCCGGAGCGTCCGGCGACGACCCACTGGGAACAGGAGGTGTGGAGCGAGAACCCCGCGGTCCACCCGGCGACCGTCGCCGCCGACGACCCGGCGCTTCGAGCGGACGGGCGGACGTACTCCCACCGCGAACTCCTCGAGGCGGCCGCGTCGGCGGTCGAGAGCGGGGAGATGGAGGCCGGCGAGTCGGTGGTCGTCCGCGACTCGCTGACGCGGCCGGGAACCGTCGCCGCGGGTCTCGTCGCGCCGATTCTGGTCGGCGCGGTAATCGTCTTCCCCGGCCCCGACACCGTCGGCGACGTGGCCGTCGGCGGGGGACCGGAGGAGCGGTCGGTCGCGCCCGGCGACCTGTTCTGA
- a CDS encoding AMP-binding protein has product MEVPDTDEVVHEPSREFAESTNVHAFMREYGISDYEELIRRTSESVDGVDESGVDWFWDELVDYLGVEFYSDYDAVRDSAERRSASNRTRSGDDADGPQFSDWYPGGTINVAHNTVDRHGAPDAENRNKAALIWEGEPGDERTITYHDLYRESNQVANVLESYGVETGDTVGLYMPMVPEVVSILYGCLKVGAIAVPIFSGFGVDATATRIEDSGCSVLFTADGFYRRGSEVTLKESADRAIKQAGQVEHTVVYDRIGLEASEDRAITWTRRDERWDETVGEADDAYETKELPAAQESMLLYSSGTTGTPKGIVHTHAGLLMQTAKEIYFGFDHKPTDRFFWVSDIGWMMGPWTLIGNHTFGGTVFMYEGAPDHPEPDRFWDMIERHGLTVFGISPTAVRALRKYDDELVEKHDLSTLRLLGSTGEPWDPESWMWFYEKVGGGEAPIMNISGGTEICGCFLMPMPNQPLKPCSLGGPGLGMSVDIVDATGESVADANERGYLVARDSCPSMTKSLWSGDERYLEEYWSTFTDPPMWDHGDWAQKDEDGFWFLHGRADDALNVAGRKVGPAEIEGILIEHEAVNQAAAVGVDDETTGTAVVAYVVLEDGFEPADALREELRELVGEEQGKPFRPRELLFVGEFPKTQSGKIIRRAIAAVYEGEDPGDLSSIENPDSLEKIRGAR; this is encoded by the coding sequence ATGGAGGTACCCGACACGGACGAGGTGGTCCACGAACCGTCCCGGGAGTTCGCGGAGTCGACCAACGTCCACGCGTTCATGCGGGAGTACGGCATTTCGGACTACGAGGAACTGATACGCCGAACGAGCGAGAGCGTCGACGGCGTCGACGAGTCGGGCGTCGACTGGTTCTGGGACGAACTCGTCGACTACCTCGGCGTGGAGTTCTACAGCGACTACGACGCCGTCCGCGACAGCGCGGAGCGACGCTCCGCGAGCAACCGGACGCGGTCCGGTGACGACGCCGACGGCCCGCAGTTCTCCGATTGGTACCCCGGCGGCACGATAAACGTCGCGCACAACACCGTCGACAGACACGGCGCCCCCGACGCGGAGAACCGGAACAAGGCAGCGCTCATCTGGGAGGGCGAACCCGGCGACGAACGGACGATTACCTACCACGACCTCTACCGGGAGTCGAACCAGGTGGCGAACGTCCTCGAATCCTACGGGGTTGAGACGGGCGACACCGTCGGCCTCTACATGCCGATGGTGCCGGAAGTCGTCTCCATCCTCTACGGCTGTCTGAAGGTCGGCGCCATCGCCGTCCCCATCTTCTCGGGGTTCGGCGTGGACGCGACGGCGACGCGCATCGAGGACTCGGGGTGTTCGGTGCTGTTCACCGCCGACGGCTTCTACCGCCGCGGGAGCGAGGTGACGCTGAAGGAGTCGGCCGACCGGGCGATAAAACAGGCGGGACAGGTCGAACACACCGTCGTCTACGACCGCATCGGACTGGAGGCGAGCGAGGACCGCGCCATCACGTGGACGAGGCGCGACGAGCGGTGGGACGAGACGGTCGGGGAGGCCGACGACGCCTACGAGACGAAGGAACTCCCCGCCGCGCAGGAGTCGATGCTGCTGTACTCGTCGGGGACGACGGGGACGCCGAAGGGCATCGTCCACACCCACGCCGGCCTCCTGATGCAGACGGCCAAGGAGATATACTTCGGGTTCGACCACAAGCCCACGGACCGCTTCTTCTGGGTGTCCGACATCGGGTGGATGATGGGGCCGTGGACGCTCATCGGCAACCACACCTTCGGGGGAACGGTGTTCATGTACGAGGGCGCCCCCGACCACCCCGAACCCGACCGCTTCTGGGATATGATCGAACGGCACGGCCTCACCGTGTTCGGCATCTCGCCCACCGCCGTCCGCGCCCTGCGGAAGTACGACGACGAGTTGGTCGAAAAGCACGACCTCTCGACGCTCCGCCTCCTCGGGTCGACGGGCGAACCGTGGGACCCCGAGTCGTGGATGTGGTTCTACGAGAAGGTCGGCGGCGGCGAGGCGCCCATCATGAACATCTCCGGCGGCACCGAGATATGCGGCTGTTTCCTCATGCCGATGCCGAACCAGCCGCTCAAACCGTGTAGCCTCGGCGGGCCGGGCCTCGGGATGAGCGTCGACATCGTCGACGCGACGGGCGAGAGCGTCGCCGACGCGAACGAACGCGGCTACCTCGTCGCGCGCGACTCCTGTCCGTCGATGACCAAGAGCCTCTGGAGCGGCGACGAGCGCTACCTCGAGGAGTACTGGTCGACGTTCACCGACCCGCCGATGTGGGACCACGGCGACTGGGCGCAGAAGGACGAGGACGGCTTCTGGTTCCTCCACGGCCGCGCGGACGACGCGCTGAACGTCGCCGGGCGGAAGGTCGGCCCCGCCGAGATAGAGGGCATCCTCATCGAACACGAGGCCGTGAACCAGGCGGCCGCCGTCGGCGTCGACGACGAGACGACGGGCACCGCCGTCGTCGCCTACGTCGTCCTCGAAGACGGCTTCGAACCGGCGGACGCCCTCCGCGAGGAACTGCGCGAACTCGTCGGCGAGGAGCAGGGCAAACCGTTCCGCCCGCGGGAACTCCTGTTCGTCGGCGAGTTCCCGAAGACGCAGTCCGGCAAGATAATCAGACGCGCCATCGCGGCGGTGTACGAAGGCGAGGACCCCGGCGACCTCTCCAGCATCGAGAACCCCGATTCTTTGGAGAAAATTCGGGGCGCCCGGTAG
- the cdd gene encoding cytidine deaminase: MSDELVERARDVLEQAHVPYSEYRVGAALRTADGEVFVGCNIENANYSNSLHAEEVAVAEAVKKGHREFDRLVVTSGARDGVTPCGMCRQTLAEFCGEDLPVVCDEGDGEVTEYTLGELLPNTISLDTLEAAERDRE, from the coding sequence ATGTCCGACGAACTCGTCGAACGCGCCCGCGACGTCCTCGAACAGGCCCACGTCCCCTACTCCGAGTACCGCGTCGGCGCGGCGCTCAGGACGGCCGACGGCGAGGTGTTCGTCGGCTGTAACATCGAGAACGCGAACTACTCCAACAGCCTCCACGCCGAGGAAGTCGCCGTCGCGGAGGCGGTGAAGAAGGGACACCGCGAGTTCGACCGCCTCGTCGTCACCTCGGGCGCCCGCGACGGCGTCACCCCCTGCGGGATGTGCCGGCAGACGCTCGCGGAGTTCTGCGGCGAGGACCTGCCCGTCGTCTGCGACGAGGGCGACGGGGAGGTGACGGAGTACACCCTCGGCGAACTCCTGCCGAACACCATCTCTCTCGATACGCTGGAGGCGGCCGAACGCGACCGGGAGTGA
- a CDS encoding GNAT family N-acetyltransferase, translating to MYVRDAKNRDEVWLLDRIEESGLEDPAFRSRDYVIALDEESGAKAGLGRVRVHQEDDAEFCELAFVLTLDVWRGQGVGAHVVERLVAEAGDAGFDRVYTFTVEPDYFLTFGFEPVDGDDLPPTLRERLDAVRAERGDDAIALRVAPEAFEMPEAYRDRFKRATPADEPDPGEVAIEETAEDFGIDPDETTYKYDTGR from the coding sequence ATGTACGTACGGGACGCCAAGAACCGAGACGAGGTTTGGTTGCTCGACCGCATCGAGGAGTCGGGGCTCGAAGACCCGGCGTTCCGGTCCCGCGACTACGTCATCGCCCTCGACGAGGAGTCGGGCGCCAAGGCCGGCCTCGGCCGCGTCCGCGTCCACCAGGAGGACGACGCGGAGTTCTGCGAACTGGCCTTCGTCCTCACCCTCGACGTCTGGCGCGGACAGGGCGTCGGCGCGCACGTCGTCGAGCGACTGGTCGCGGAGGCGGGCGACGCCGGGTTCGACCGCGTCTACACGTTCACCGTCGAACCGGACTACTTCCTCACGTTCGGCTTCGAACCGGTCGACGGCGACGACCTTCCCCCGACCCTCCGCGAACGCCTCGACGCGGTCCGCGCCGAACGCGGCGACGACGCCATCGCCCTGCGGGTGGCCCCCGAGGCGTTCGAGATGCCCGAGGCGTACCGCGACCGGTTCAAGCGGGCGACCCCCGCCGACGAACCCGACCCGGGCGAGGTGGCGATAGAGGAGACGGCCGAGGACTTCGGCATCGACCCCGACGAGACGACGTACAAGTACGATACGGGTCGCTGA
- a CDS encoding DUF7520 family protein, with translation MPPESDTVTEPVTAEAEDGRGRSILLAVGVCVVALSGVLGFFIGSNGAEAVPRSALFGGLLVIPTTPLAMTTYAVALSTLVLLVLFGLVELVSRREDDR, from the coding sequence GTGCCACCCGAATCCGACACCGTCACGGAACCGGTGACGGCGGAAGCTGAGGACGGCCGCGGACGGTCCATCCTCCTCGCCGTCGGCGTCTGCGTCGTCGCCCTCTCGGGCGTACTCGGCTTCTTCATCGGGTCCAACGGCGCGGAGGCCGTCCCCCGGTCGGCGCTGTTCGGCGGTCTGCTCGTCATCCCGACGACGCCGCTGGCGATGACCACCTACGCCGTCGCCCTCTCGACGCTGGTGCTCCTCGTCCTGTTCGGCCTCGTCGAACTCGTCTCGCGGAGAGAAGACGACCGCTGA
- a CDS encoding TIGR00341 family protein, which produces MRLIKLLVSEESRSAVIDILESENIDFVVTKDATERGDTVLVEFPLPTQAVEYVMGELRDAGVDDREYTIIASAETAKTRSYHELEDRFVAGAEEDDAVAREEIRAKALDMHRNPLTYYALTIFSALVAAAGLLMDSPAVVVGAMVIAPQVGSALISAVGISLNDRRMIRMGFTQQLLGFGAAIAGAFLLGMTLKSGQIVTSMLDVSTVGQISKRISPGFLSVLVGLCAGSAGAFGLATALPVSLVGVMIAAALIPAAAAVGIGMAWGLPSVALGAGLLLVVNAVAVNVSAFSVLWYLGYRPEAWDGGARAAMDEEGSEDGESSTTQMANGAGETASRGIRKYVPAAVALACLLAVLLGAGGLLFGQVAFDNAANGAVEDVMEQQRYDELDLTSVRTEVGMIRYVGETPEVSVVVVRPADEPYPALAETVRRQVRQETDRDVRVSVEFVDGQSAGVDEERSERLRRPGDARRPGASAATV; this is translated from the coding sequence ATGCGGTTGATAAAGCTCCTCGTGAGCGAGGAGTCGCGGTCGGCGGTCATCGATATCTTAGAGTCGGAGAACATCGACTTCGTCGTCACCAAAGACGCGACGGAGCGAGGCGACACGGTGTTGGTGGAGTTTCCCCTCCCCACGCAGGCCGTCGAGTACGTCATGGGCGAACTCCGCGACGCGGGCGTCGACGACCGGGAGTACACGATAATCGCCAGCGCCGAGACGGCGAAGACGCGGAGCTACCACGAACTCGAAGACCGGTTCGTCGCCGGCGCCGAGGAGGACGACGCCGTCGCGCGCGAGGAGATTCGCGCGAAGGCGCTCGACATGCACCGGAACCCGCTGACGTACTACGCGCTGACGATATTCAGCGCCCTCGTCGCCGCCGCGGGGTTGCTGATGGACTCGCCCGCCGTCGTCGTCGGCGCGATGGTCATCGCCCCGCAGGTCGGGTCGGCGCTCATCTCCGCCGTCGGCATCTCGCTGAACGACCGGCGGATGATACGGATGGGGTTCACCCAGCAACTGCTCGGGTTCGGCGCCGCCATCGCCGGCGCGTTCCTGCTCGGGATGACGTTGAAATCCGGACAGATAGTCACCTCGATGCTCGACGTCTCGACCGTCGGGCAGATCAGCAAGCGTATCTCGCCGGGTTTTCTCTCGGTGTTGGTCGGTCTCTGTGCGGGGTCGGCGGGCGCGTTCGGGTTGGCGACGGCGCTGCCCGTCTCGCTCGTGGGCGTCATGATCGCCGCGGCGCTCATCCCCGCCGCCGCCGCCGTCGGCATCGGCATGGCGTGGGGCCTCCCGAGCGTCGCTCTCGGCGCCGGTCTCCTCCTCGTCGTCAACGCCGTCGCCGTCAACGTCTCGGCGTTCTCTGTACTGTGGTACCTCGGCTACCGCCCCGAGGCGTGGGACGGCGGGGCGCGCGCGGCGATGGACGAAGAGGGGAGCGAGGACGGAGAGTCGTCGACGACACAGATGGCGAACGGCGCGGGCGAGACGGCGAGCCGCGGGATTCGAAAGTACGTTCCGGCGGCCGTCGCCCTCGCCTGCCTCCTCGCCGTGCTTCTCGGTGCGGGCGGCCTCCTGTTCGGACAGGTCGCGTTCGACAACGCCGCCAACGGCGCCGTCGAGGACGTGATGGAACAGCAGCGGTACGACGAACTCGACCTCACGTCGGTCCGGACCGAGGTGGGGATGATTCGCTACGTCGGCGAGACGCCGGAGGTGAGCGTCGTCGTCGTGCGTCCGGCCGACGAACCGTATCCGGCGCTGGCGGAGACGGTCCGCCGACAGGTGCGACAGGAGACGGACCGCGACGTGCGCGTCTCCGTGGAGTTCGTCGACGGGCAGAGCGCGGGCGTCGACGAGGAGCGTTCGGAGCGTCTGCGACGCCCGGGCGACGCCCGCCGACCCGGGGCGTCCGCGGCGACGGTCTGA
- a CDS encoding NAD(P)/FAD-dependent oxidoreductase, with the protein MSTKVVVLGSGYAGTGAVKRLEEELDSDAELTWVSENDYHLVLHEVHRCIRDPSVESKVAIPVDEIKEPETEFVKGHVENVDVDEKTVELEDGEVDYDYLLVCLGSATAFYGIEGLEEYSLELKSLDDAREIHSEVKAAAEEASQDDPAKVIVGGAGLSGIQSAGEIAGYRDDHRAPLDITIVEGLDEVFPGNDRELQGALRKRLEARDIEILTGDFISKVDEETIYLGGGEDEDPEELDYDVLLWTGGITGQKEVAESKLDKDERSNRIFAEQDFKTSDDDVFALGDSALVEQGDDAIAPPTAQAAWQAAEVAGENVARATKGQPLKTWDHEDKGTTISVGEDAVAHAVKLPGVGQVYPNVFGGPAARTLKKAIAARWIADVTTPRRALEAWNDL; encoded by the coding sequence ATGAGTACGAAGGTCGTCGTCCTCGGCTCCGGTTACGCGGGTACCGGCGCCGTCAAACGACTCGAAGAAGAGCTCGACTCGGACGCGGAACTCACGTGGGTCTCCGAAAACGACTACCACCTCGTCCTCCACGAGGTCCACCGCTGCATCCGAGACCCGAGCGTCGAGTCGAAAGTCGCCATCCCCGTCGACGAGATAAAAGAGCCCGAGACGGAGTTCGTCAAAGGTCACGTCGAGAACGTCGACGTCGACGAGAAGACCGTCGAACTCGAAGACGGCGAGGTCGACTACGACTACCTCCTCGTCTGTCTCGGCTCCGCGACGGCGTTCTACGGCATCGAGGGTCTCGAGGAGTACTCCCTCGAACTCAAGAGCCTCGACGACGCCCGCGAGATTCACAGCGAGGTCAAGGCGGCCGCCGAGGAGGCCTCCCAGGACGACCCCGCGAAGGTAATCGTCGGCGGTGCGGGCCTCTCGGGCATCCAGTCGGCCGGCGAGATAGCCGGCTACCGCGACGACCACCGCGCGCCCCTCGACATCACCATCGTCGAAGGCCTCGACGAGGTGTTCCCCGGCAACGACCGCGAACTGCAGGGTGCGCTCCGCAAGCGCCTCGAAGCGCGCGACATCGAGATTCTGACGGGCGATTTCATCTCGAAGGTCGACGAGGAGACCATCTACCTCGGCGGCGGCGAGGACGAGGACCCCGAGGAACTCGACTACGACGTGCTCCTCTGGACCGGCGGTATCACGGGCCAGAAGGAGGTCGCCGAGTCGAAACTCGACAAGGACGAGCGCTCGAACCGCATCTTCGCCGAGCAGGACTTCAAGACGAGCGACGACGACGTGTTCGCCCTCGGCGACTCCGCCCTCGTCGAACAGGGCGACGACGCCATCGCGCCGCCGACGGCCCAGGCCGCCTGGCAGGCCGCGGAAGTCGCCGGCGAGAACGTCGCCCGCGCTACGAAGGGTCAGCCCCTGAAGACGTGGGACCACGAGGACAAGGGGACGACCATCTCCGTCGGCGAGGACGCCGTCGCCCACGCCGTGAAGCTCCCCGGCGTCGGTCAGGTCTATCCGAACGTGTTCGGCGGCCCCGCCGCCCGCACGCTGAAGAAGGCCATCGCCGCGCGCTGGATTGCGGACGTGACGACGCCGCGCCGCGCCCTCGAAGCGTGGAACGACCTCTGA
- a CDS encoding glutathione-independent formaldehyde dehydrogenase has translation MRAVVYQGPHEVAVEDVDEPELQHPNDIIVDITTSAICGSDLHMYEGRTDADPGIVFGHENMGVIEEVGEGVSSLEEGDRVVLPFNVACGFCENCENGKTGFCTNVNPGFAGGAYGYVAMGPYKGGQAEKLRVPYADFNALKLPEGTEHEDSFALLADIFPTGWHGTRLADLQPGESIAIYGAGPVGTMAAYSAKIQGASEIYIVDRVESRLDLAEEHCDAIPVNFEEKDPVEQIKEMHGGGVDKGVDAVGYQAIDSEKEGDSAYDPARENPAVVLNNLIHTVRPTGQLGIVGLYVPSDPGAPDAMAGQGRLGIDFGKLFEKGQKLGTGQCDVKSYNRQLRDLIIEGKADPSFYVSHRVGLDEAPEMYERFDNREEGVTKVLLEP, from the coding sequence ATGAGAGCCGTGGTCTACCAGGGGCCACACGAGGTGGCGGTCGAGGACGTGGACGAACCGGAACTGCAGCACCCGAACGATATCATCGTCGATATCACGACGTCGGCCATCTGCGGGTCGGACCTCCACATGTACGAGGGTCGGACCGACGCCGACCCCGGCATCGTCTTCGGGCACGAGAACATGGGCGTCATCGAGGAAGTCGGCGAGGGCGTCAGTTCCCTCGAGGAGGGCGACCGCGTCGTCCTGCCGTTCAACGTCGCCTGCGGGTTCTGTGAGAACTGCGAGAACGGGAAGACGGGCTTCTGTACGAACGTCAACCCCGGCTTCGCCGGCGGGGCCTACGGCTACGTCGCCATGGGACCGTACAAGGGCGGACAGGCGGAGAAGCTCAGAGTCCCGTACGCCGACTTCAACGCGCTGAAGCTTCCGGAAGGGACCGAACACGAGGACTCGTTCGCGCTCCTCGCGGACATCTTCCCGACGGGGTGGCACGGCACCCGACTCGCCGACCTCCAACCCGGCGAGTCCATCGCCATCTACGGCGCCGGTCCGGTCGGCACGATGGCCGCCTACAGCGCGAAGATTCAGGGCGCCTCCGAGATTTACATCGTCGACCGCGTCGAGAGCCGACTCGACCTCGCGGAGGAGCACTGCGACGCGATTCCGGTCAACTTCGAGGAGAAAGACCCCGTCGAGCAGATCAAGGAGATGCACGGCGGCGGCGTCGACAAGGGCGTCGACGCGGTCGGGTATCAGGCAATCGACTCCGAGAAGGAGGGTGACTCGGCGTACGACCCCGCCCGCGAGAACCCGGCGGTCGTGCTCAACAACCTGATTCACACCGTCCGTCCGACGGGCCAACTCGGCATCGTCGGCCTCTACGTCCCCTCGGACCCCGGCGCGCCCGACGCGATGGCCGGGCAGGGTCGACTCGGTATCGACTTCGGGAAACTCTTCGAGAAGGGGCAGAAACTCGGCACCGGCCAGTGCGACGTGAAGTCGTACAACCGTCAGCTCCGCGACCTCATCATCGAGGGGAAGGCGGACCCGAGCTTCTACGTCTCCCACCGCGTGGGACTCGACGAGGCGCCCGAGATGTACGAGCGCTTCGACAACCGCGAAGAGGGCGTCACGAAGGTCCTCCTCGAACCGTAG
- a CDS encoding nucleoside phosphorylase, translating into MDDSEDPNSEVQYHIELSAGDVADAVLLPGNPERVDKVTALWDDAEEQAYHREYRTATGTYEGTPISVTSTGIGGPSAAIAVEELARVDAETLIRVGSCGAIQPEMDVGDLVITSGAVRQEGTSKEYVREDYPAVADHEVVSALVAAAERLGYDYHVGVTMSADSFYTGQGRPGFEGFRAAGSESLVEDLREANVKNIEMEAATLLTVANVYGLRAGAVCSVYANRVTGEFRTEGEARAVKTASLAVHLLARMDEVKREAGVDRWHAGLSLE; encoded by the coding sequence ATGGACGACAGCGAGGACCCGAACAGCGAGGTCCAGTACCACATCGAACTCTCGGCCGGGGACGTCGCGGACGCCGTCCTCCTGCCCGGCAACCCCGAACGGGTCGACAAGGTGACCGCGCTGTGGGACGACGCCGAGGAGCAGGCGTACCACCGCGAGTACCGCACGGCGACGGGGACGTACGAGGGAACGCCGATATCCGTCACGTCCACCGGTATCGGCGGCCCGTCGGCGGCCATCGCCGTCGAGGAACTCGCCCGCGTCGACGCCGAGACGCTCATCAGAGTCGGCTCCTGCGGCGCCATCCAACCCGAGATGGACGTGGGCGACTTGGTCATCACTTCGGGGGCGGTCCGACAGGAGGGCACCTCGAAGGAGTACGTCCGCGAGGACTACCCCGCCGTCGCCGACCACGAGGTGGTCTCCGCCCTCGTCGCCGCCGCGGAGCGACTCGGCTACGACTACCACGTCGGCGTCACGATGAGCGCCGACTCCTTCTACACCGGGCAGGGCCGCCCCGGGTTCGAGGGCTTCCGCGCCGCCGGGTCGGAGTCGCTCGTCGAGGACCTGCGCGAGGCGAACGTGAAGAACATCGAGATGGAGGCGGCGACGCTTCTCACCGTCGCGAACGTCTACGGCCTCCGCGCCGGCGCCGTCTGCTCGGTGTACGCCAACCGCGTTACGGGGGAGTTCCGCACCGAGGGAGAGGCCCGCGCCGTGAAGACGGCCAGCCTCGCGGTCCACCTTCTGGCGCGGATGGACGAGGTCAAGCGCGAGGCGGGCGTCGACCGCTGGCACGCCGGTCTGTCGCTGGAGTAG
- a CDS encoding short-chain fatty acid transporter, whose product MSTDTPSGSPIQRFGARMSSVVERVMPSPFLFAILLSYVVFAGAVLVEGTSPFALVGYWYDGFWVLLDFAMQMVLILVTGYALAYHPLVRGGIEWLTSLPNDGKQAVVLVGVISMTVAWVHWGLGLIVGAVMAREMGRQAAKTNLQVHYPLLCLAGYMGMGLTWHWGLAGSAPLLMNTPGNVFVEQGIVEGLIPTSETVFHSYTLTLVVTGIVYTSVVLYLLAPERANAQPITEYVPESELFGAAGDGGDSPGASDADPTTVGEKINQSRVVGGVIAVTGVVFTGYTFATQGLSALNLDLVNFLFLFLGLALYTRPKAYQEQFYDAITSTGGIVLQFPLYAGIIGMMNSSGLSETMAETLVSLSTPATFPAVAWITAGVVNVFVPSGGGEWTVIGTTVLQAANELGVPAGQATVAYAVGDAHTNLLQPFWALPLLGITGMRARDMFGYGVTMMLLLIPFLALGLIFIPY is encoded by the coding sequence ATGTCGACAGACACACCGTCGGGGTCGCCGATTCAGCGCTTCGGCGCCCGGATGTCGAGCGTCGTCGAGCGAGTGATGCCGAGTCCGTTCCTGTTCGCCATCCTCCTCAGCTACGTCGTCTTCGCCGGGGCCGTCCTCGTCGAGGGGACGAGCCCGTTCGCCCTCGTGGGCTACTGGTACGACGGATTCTGGGTACTGCTCGACTTCGCCATGCAGATGGTGCTCATCCTCGTCACCGGCTACGCCCTCGCGTACCACCCCCTCGTCCGCGGCGGTATCGAGTGGCTGACGTCGCTTCCGAACGACGGCAAGCAGGCCGTCGTCCTCGTCGGCGTCATTTCGATGACCGTCGCGTGGGTCCACTGGGGACTCGGCCTCATCGTCGGCGCCGTGATGGCCCGCGAGATGGGCCGGCAGGCCGCGAAGACGAATCTACAGGTCCACTACCCGCTGCTCTGTCTCGCCGGCTACATGGGCATGGGGCTGACGTGGCACTGGGGCCTCGCCGGGTCCGCGCCCCTCCTGATGAACACGCCCGGCAACGTCTTCGTCGAACAGGGCATCGTCGAGGGACTGATACCCACCTCGGAGACGGTGTTTCACTCCTACACGCTGACGCTCGTCGTCACCGGCATCGTCTACACCTCCGTAGTGCTGTACCTCCTCGCGCCCGAACGGGCGAACGCCCAACCGATAACCGAGTACGTCCCGGAGTCGGAACTGTTCGGCGCGGCGGGGGACGGCGGGGACTCCCCCGGCGCGTCCGACGCGGACCCGACAACCGTCGGCGAGAAGATAAACCAGAGCCGAGTCGTCGGCGGCGTCATCGCCGTCACGGGCGTCGTCTTCACCGGCTACACCTTCGCCACGCAGGGGCTCTCGGCGCTGAACCTCGACCTCGTCAACTTCCTCTTCTTGTTCCTCGGCCTCGCGCTGTACACCCGGCCGAAGGCCTACCAGGAGCAGTTCTACGACGCCATCACCTCGACGGGCGGCATCGTCCTCCAGTTCCCCCTCTACGCGGGCATCATCGGGATGATGAACAGTTCCGGGCTCTCGGAGACGATGGCCGAGACGCTCGTCTCGCTGTCGACGCCGGCGACGTTCCCGGCCGTCGCGTGGATAACCGCCGGCGTCGTCAACGTGTTCGTCCCCTCCGGCGGCGGCGAGTGGACGGTCATCGGCACCACCGTGCTGCAGGCGGCGAACGAACTCGGCGTCCCCGCCGGACAGGCCACCGTCGCCTACGCCGTCGGCGACGCTCACACGAACCTCCTGCAACCGTTCTGGGCGCTCCCTCTCCTCGGCATCACCGGGATGCGTGCCCGCGACATGTTCGGCTACGGCGTGACGATGATGCTCCTCCTGATTCCGTTCCTCGCGCTGGGACTCATCTTCATCCCGTACTGA
- a CDS encoding Rrf2 family transcriptional regulator → MSSIELTSSQKTILTALINLYRQSEDAVKGEDIAEEVNRNPGTIRNQMQSLKALQLVEGVPGPKGGYKPTANAYEALDVEQMDEPAAVPLFHEGEAVEGVNVDEIDLSSVHHPELCRAEIHVQGSVRDFHEGDEVRVGPTPLSKLVIEGVVDGKDDTSNILILRIEDMRAPEGESAH, encoded by the coding sequence ATGTCATCAATCGAGCTGACTTCTAGTCAGAAAACGATTCTGACGGCGCTGATCAACCTCTACCGTCAGTCGGAGGACGCCGTCAAGGGCGAGGATATCGCCGAAGAAGTGAACCGAAACCCGGGAACGATCCGGAACCAGATGCAGAGCCTGAAAGCCCTGCAACTGGTCGAGGGCGTCCCCGGTCCGAAGGGCGGCTACAAACCGACGGCGAACGCCTACGAGGCGCTGGACGTCGAGCAGATGGACGAACCCGCCGCCGTCCCCCTGTTCCACGAGGGCGAGGCCGTCGAGGGCGTCAACGTCGACGAGATAGACCTCTCGTCGGTCCACCACCCCGAACTCTGCCGCGCGGAGATTCACGTGCAGGGGTCGGTCCGGGACTTCCACGAGGGCGACGAGGTGCGCGTCGGTCCGACGCCGCTCTCGAAACTCGTCATCGAGGGTGTCGTCGACGGCAAGGACGACACCAGCAACATCCTCATCCTCCGCATCGAGGACATGCGCGCCCCCGAGGGCGAATCCGCTCACTGA